Below is a window of Nocardioides sp. S-1144 DNA.
CAGCGCATCGACGTGCCGGTCCAGGCGGGGCTGCACCTGGGTCGGCTCGGCGTCGACGGCGGCCTGGGTGGCGCGCAGGTCCATCCCGAGCGAGACGATGCGCTGCTGGACGCCGTCGTGCAGGTCGCGCTCGATGAGCCGGCGCGCCTGGTCGGCCGCGGCGACGACCCGCGCGCGTGAGGCGGTGAGCTGGCGGCGCGCGTCGCTGTCGTGCACGGCGGTGGCCACCAGGTCGGCGAAGTCCGCCAGCCGGGCCTCGACGTCCGGCGCGGGCGCGCGGTCGGTCGCGGCGATGATCAGCGCCCCCCAGCAGCGGCCCTCCACGGTCACCGGGACACCGGTGCCGCTGAGCAGCCCGCGCCCGCGCAGCCGCTCGGCGATCGGACCGCTCGCGCCCGTGTAGTCCATCGAGGCGGCGCGTCCGGTCGCGTGCACCGCGCTGCTGACGTTGTGCCCGCCGAGCTCCACGCGCTCGCCGGCCGCCAGGGGCGTCCGCGCGCCGTCGTCACGGGCGGCCAGGACGGTCATCGACCCCTCGTCGTGGAAGCGGACCAGCGAGACGTGCTCGGCCCCGAACCCGTCGGCGATCTCGCGGACCACCGCGTCGTGGACGTCCTCCAGGTCGCCGCGGAGCGCCACCAGCGTCGCGGTCCGGCGCAGCGCGGCCTGCTGGTGGGCCAGGCTGACGGCCTGGCGGTGCAGGACCTCGCGGTCGAGCGCGGCGGCGAACAGCGCCTCGAGCGCCGGCACGGTGCGCCGGACCCGGCGCAGGTCGGCCGCACCCAGCTCGGCGGGCACCAGCAGCGAGCCGGTGACGGCCTCGCCGTCGCGCAGCTCGACGAGGCGCTGACCCGGGCCGACGCGTGCCCCGGGCAGCCCGAGCACGGCGTACGGCGGCGGCAGGGCCAGCACGGCGCTGAGCCGTTCGCCGGCGATCGCCAGCACGTCGGTCGGGTCCTCGGTGCGCAGCACGGTGCGGGCCAGCTCGGCGAGCAGGTCCGCCTCGCAGCGGCGCTGCTCGGACTCCTCGGCCCGCAGCCGCGCCTGACCGACCAGGACGTTGGTCAGCAGGGCGAGCAGGGAGAACACGACGACGGCCGGGACCAGGCTGGCGCTGCTCTCGCTCACGTGGACGTAGGCGTAGGCGACGGCGCTGACCACCGATGTCGCGAGGGCGAGCCGGAAGCGCCACCCGGCCGAGACCACCAGCACCCCGAACAGGAACAGCGCGCCGAACGCGCTGTCGGGTGCGACCCGCTCGAGGAGGCGGACGACGAGCAGCTCGGCGGCGACGAGCGTCGCGGCGACGGCGACGCCCCAGGCCACCGGGGGTGTGGTCGGGCGCAGCACCAGCTGGATCACGCGGTCGCGCCAGGTCAGCCCCCCGCGGCCCGGGAGCCCGGCATCGGCGACCACGCCCGCAGGCTACCGGGGGTGGCGGGGTTGCACCCGGGAGTGGCGGCTAGCAGGAATGCCATCCGCGCCCAGCCGTGGCACTGTCGGGAGGGTGAGCCCCGCCGACCACCGCTGCCTGATCGTGGACGACAGTCCGACGTTCTGCGCCGCGGCCCGCCGCCTGCTCGAGGGCGCCGGGATGGTCGTGGTGGGCACCGTGCCGACGCTCGAGGCGGCCCTCGCCACGGCGCTGACCACGGCGCCCAGCGTGATCCTGGTCGACGTCGACCTCGGCGGGGAGAGCGGCTTCGACGTCGTCGAGTCGCTGGCCGCGGCGCTGCGCCCGGGCCCGCCGATGGTGATGGTCTCGACCCACGACCCCGACGACTTCGCCGACCTGGTCGAGGCGAGCCCAGCGGTCGGGTTCCTGCAGAAGTTCGAGCTGTCCGCGGAGCGGGTCGCCGAGCTGCTCAGCTGATCGCGTCGAGGTAGAGCAGCACCGCGCGCACCCGGCGGTGGTCGTCGGCGGTGTCGGCCAGGTCGAGCTTGGCCAGGATGCTGCGCACGTGCTTCTCCACGGTGCCCTCGGTGATCCACAGCCGGCGCGCGATCCCGGCGTTCGACAGCCCCTCGGTCATCTGCACCAGCACGTCGCGCTCGCGAACGCTCAGCACGGCGAGCGGGTCGTCGCGGCGCCGGGCGGAGACCAGCTCCTGCACCAGCGCGGGGTCGACCACCGACGCGCCGTGCGCGACGCGGCCGAGGGTGTCGACGAAGTCGGCGACGTCGGTCACCCGGCTCTTGAGCAGGTAGCCGATGCCGCGTCCGCCGCTGAGCAGCTCCAGGGCGTGCTCGACCTCGACGTGCGCGGAGAGCAGCAGCATCGCGACGTCGGGGAACTCCGCGCGGATGCGCACCGCGGCGTCGAGGCCCTCGGCGGTGTGCGTCGGGGGCATCCGGATGTCGATGATCGCCAGCTGTGGCGGCCGCGCGCTGATCAGCGCGAGCAGCTCCTCGGCGTCCCCGGCCTGCCCGAGCACCTCGAGACCCGAGGCGGTCAGCAGGCTGGCCAGCCCCTCGCGCAGCAGCACGTCGTCGTCGGCCACCACGACCTGCAGTGCGCTCACGTCCTGGCTCCTCCGTCGTCGTCGCGCCACAGCCTAGGGCGATCCACGGGCGACGGCACGAGGTCCCAGCCCCGGTGGAGCTCCCCACGACGGGGACCGTCGTCCTCGGCGTCGCCGTCAGCCCAGCACCTCGAGGAGCCGGGCGGCGAACTGGGCCGGCTTCCCGGGGTACGGGCCCTCGCCGGTGAAGCCTGCGTGATGGCTCGGGAAGACGTCGGGCTCGCGGCCGATCCGCCTCGCCAGGCCGAGCCCGCCACGGGCGGCGACCTCGTGGCCGGACTCCTCGCCCACCGCCACGCGGACGCGGTCGCCCCAGGAGGCGAGCGCGTCGTAGGCAGGCACGTAGGCGTTGACCGCGGGCATGTTCCGCATCAGTGGGCTCGTGCGGCTGCCGTCGTCCTCGGCGCTCATCCCGAGCTCGACCGGGTCGGGCGCCGGCTGGTCGAGGTAGTCCTCGGCGAGCGGCCCGGTGGTCATGACGAGCCGGATGAACTTGGCCATCGCGGCTCCCTCGCCGGCTCGGTCGTAGGTGTCGCGGATGTCCTGGCACGCGGCGAGGACGACGTCGCCGTCGGCGATGGTGTCGACCAGCGGGGGTTCGTGGACGACGGCTCGGCGGACGTCGTCAGGGTGGGTGGCGAGCAGGGCCAGCAGGCACACGGCGCCGCCGCTGGACCCAAAGGCGTCGACGGCGCCGACACCGAGCGCCTCGACCACCCGGTGCAGGTCCTCGGCGTGCTGCTCCGCGGTCAACGGACTCTCGCCGGCCGGGTTGCGGCCCGCACCGCGCGGGTCGAGGGTGATGACCGGCCGATCGGTGATCTCGGCGGCGAGCGCGGTGAACGCGGCCGCCTCCATCGGGTTGGCGAAGGTCATCAGGGCGGGGCGTCCGGCCGTGGCGGTGGCGAGGTCGCCGTGGACGTCGTAGTGGAGGAGGTCGTCGCCCTCGCCCAGGACGTGGGTGGTGACGGGGCGCTCGTCGCGGTTCATGTCCCTCCGACCGACTCGTCGGCCCGAAGTCATCGCCCCGACCAGACACGTCTCGGGAGCGATGAGTGCGGTCGAGACTGGAGGTCTGCCGACTGACCGGTTCACCTCGACCAAGGAGCGCACGATGAGCGGATTCCAGACGTACCTCGACAACGCCGAGCGCAAGGCCGGTCTCACGCCGCAGCAGTTCCTCGACCTCGCGGCCGAGAAGGGCCTCACCGACGGCAGGGCGGGCGAGGTCATCGCGTGGCTCAAGACCGAGCACGGGCTCGGACACGGCCACGCCGCCAACCTCGCCCAGCTGGTCGTGAAGGGACGCGAGGCGATCGAGGCCAAGCACGGCGAGCTCCACCTCGACGGTCTGGCGGCGCGTCAGGACCGGTAGAGGGACCCATCTGGACCCGCGATGCCGACGAATGACTCGCTGGAGGCGATCGTCGCCGCCGTGGATGCAGGGAGATTCGCCGTGTTGAGCTCAGGACCGACCCCGCTGCAGGACTCGCTGACCCCGCTCGAGCAGGAGATGCTCGAGATGATCGTGAACGGCCTCAGCAACAAGGACATCGTCGCGGTGACCGGACTGTCGGTGAACTCCGTGAAGTCCCGGATCCGCTCCACGTACCGGAAGGTCGGGGCCGAGACGCGGGGTGACGCGATCGAGTGGGCCTCGAGCCGCGGCTACGGATCCGAGCAGCGCCGGCGCTCGGCTGGCTGAGTCGCGCGGAGGCTCGGCGACCGTCCCACGTCTCCAGCCGCTCAGCGGATTGGTCTGGACGCCGTGTTCCTCGTCTCGCGTGAAGGACCGATCCGTACTCGTTGGTCGCCGCGAACCACTGGTGATCCGGCGCCAGATCGGCGCCGCTCCCACCAGAAGGACGTGTTCTCCATGCGCACCAATGCCTTGAACATCAAGCGCAGCATCGCCGGGATCGCCGGCATCGCGCTCCTGGCCATCCCGCTCACCGCGTGCGGTTCCGAGGACGACACCACCTCGAGCTCGTCGAGCTCCTCCAGCTCCTCGGAGTCCAGCGCCAAGCCGCAGGCCGTGGCCGCCATCGACGCCCTCGAGGGCCAGGACACCCGGATCGCCCTCGACAAGGGCTTCACCGACGCCCTCACCGCCCTCGAGCTGACCCCCGGGGTCGTGGGTGACGCCAAGCTCGAGGGTGGCTCGCTCATCTTCCCGATCACCGGCGGCAACGTCTCTGTCTTCGAGCCCGACGAGGTCGACCCCTACGTCATCGGCCAGATCCAGCACGAGGGCTCCGGCCTCTCGCTGACCGCCGGCGACACCACGGTCGAGCTCACCAACTTCAACGTCGACCCCGGCGTCTCGCGTGTCTACGGCGACGTCACCGTCAACGGCAAGGTCGCCGTCACCAGCGCCTTCCTGTTCCAGCTCGACGGACGCACGCTCGAGCCGCTGCAGACCGAGGGCAGCACCGCGATCCTCGAGGGCACCCAGGTCAAGATCTCCCCGGTCGCCGCGCCGCTGCTCAACGAGACCTTCGGTACCGACAAGGTGACCCTCGACCTCCTGGTCGGCATCGCCAAGATCACCGTCGACGTCCCGGCCTGACCCTCTCGCACGATTCGCTCGGGACCAGTGACCTCGCACCACCGCCGCCCCACCCGGCTGGGCTCCTCCAGCCGGGTGCTGGGCGCGCCAGGACGGGTGCGGGTCCCGCCTGGTGCGCAGGGGCCCGCACCCCGCGGCCGCACGGCTCGTGGATCGTGCGTCGTCAGCGCGTCCACCCCCACGGATGGGATCCGACCGGATCGGCCTCGGCCGGTGTCGGCGGGAGTACCGTCCGGCACGTGCCCCCCACCCACCTCGCGGGGCTGCTCCAACGAGCAGCCCGGCACGACTGCGACGCCTTCGCGACGTTCTACGACCGCACCATCGACAACGCCTACCACCTGGCTCGGATCGTGTCGGCCCACCCGGACGACGTCGACCAGATCGTCGGCGCCGCCTACCTCAACGCATGGCTCGACAGCGCCTCGCACGGGGGCACCGGATACAGCCCCCGCGCGTGGCTGATGGTCCTGGTCGAGCTGAACGCGGCGGACCCGGCCCGTCGAGGCAGCTAGTCCACACGGTGCATCGACCTGCGCCCGGGTGTCATGACTGACCGGACGGCGAGGAGTCCCGGGCCCGAGCCGTCCTCAGCTGTCGCGCGGCCCGACGGGGCCGGAGATGTCCAGCAGGAACGGGACCATCGAGACATCCATGTCGATCCACTCGGCCTCGTGGGCCAGCAACAGTTGCCGCTCGTTCATCACTGGAGCAGTACACGCCAGTGATCGGAACGACGCAGCCACGGCTGAGCCACAGCTGGAGAACGACTTGTGACCGGTTCTGGTCGTTGTGGTGGCGTGCGGGACTCGCGGTCGGCCGTTCCCCCCACGGGTACGTCCGAACACGAGTCCCTGGACTCGAGCGTCGCCGTGACATGGGGGCGCCGGCGACGCGAGTCCTGGCTCGACGGTAGGGCCGAACCGTCGCGGACGTGGCATCCGTCACATCGAGGCAGCGCCCTGCCCAAGGTTGCCGAGCGGGACGCCGCGGTCGCGCACCTGTGCCTGGACGTCCCACACGTCCAACGCGATCGGAACGGCCGGGTCCCGGCCCCACCACAGTGCTCGCCCGACGACGGCGTCGGACTCGTCCACGGCGACGACGGACCACTCGGGCCGGATCCGTCCCGCCTCGATCTCCGCCACGATCTCGCCGGCCGGAAGCGAGGTCTCGGCAGCAACGCCCATCGTCGCCGCGGAGGCCAGCTGGGCGGCCGAGGGCTGGACGACGCGCATCATCCGACCCTCCCAGGGGCACCCCGGTCGCGAGCAATCCCGAGGGGTCGGGGTCAGGGTGAGGTCATGGTCGGCACCCGACGTCGTCACAACCGGGCCCGGCCGCGGGTTCCGCGAGCGCGGGGTCGAGCGACGGGCCCGCGGGCTCGGCGCCGAGCCGGGTGATCTCCGCGCCCAGCTGCATGTCCGACAGGTGTCCCAGGGTCTGGCGCCGGAGTCGCCCGGACCGGTCGTACAGCATCACCGTGGGCGTGCCCTGGAGGGAGAGGCGGGCCATCGTCACCGGGACGGCACCGCCGTCGATGGCCGGCGCGTCGACCGCGACCGGGAAGTGGACCCGGTACTCGTGCAGGAACGCCTGGAGCGCCGCGGAGGTCATCGCGTCGTGGTGCTCGAAGACGGTGTGCAGTCCCACGACGGCGACCTGCTCGGCGGGGAAGAGGGCCGCAGCCTTCCTCAGCTGCGGGACGGTGTGCTCGACGCAGGCGGGGCAGAGCATCTGGAACGCCGCCGCCAGGACGACGCGCCCGTCGAGGTCGTGGGTGGAGAAGCCGGTGTGGTCGGTGTTGAACCACCGCGACACGGTCCAGTCGCGGATCGAGGGTGGGCTGGTCTGCATCACGTGCTCCTGTCGTCGGACTGGTCCTCTGGTGCGGGGTGGGTGCCGTCCGCAGCGACGGGAGGTCGCCACGGACGGCAGGGCTCAGCCGGCCGCCGGCAGCAGGGCGACCTTCGGGAAGTCGAGGGGCACCTCGAGGGCGACGTTGACGTAGTTGGTGAACAGGTTGAGGGCGACGTGGGCGAGGAGCTCGACGACGTCCTGGTCGTCGAAGCCGACCGAGCGCAGCGCCTCGACGTCGGCGTCGCTCACCTGGGCGCGCTCGCGCACGAGCTTCTCGACGAAGGCGAGCGCGGCGGCGGTGCGGGCGTCCTCGGAGCGGCCGGCCTGGGCCTCGCTCATCTCGGTGCTCGTCGCCCCGGCCTTGCGACCGAGCGCGGTGTGCGCGGCCAGGCAGTACTCGCAGCTGTTGCGGTCGGCGACCAGGACGGCGACCTGCTCGCCGAGCCTCGCGCCGAGCCGGCCACTCCCGAGGGCGCCGAAGCCGGCCCACATCATCGCCAGCGCGGCCGGAGAGTTCGCGACGGCCCTGAACATCGCGGGCGTGGTGCCGAACGCGGTTCGGACCTCGTCGAGGACGGGCTTGGCGGCTCCGGTGGTGGTGGTGGGGTCGACGAGCTGAACGCGGGTCATGACGTCTCCTGGTGTGGTGAGGGTGCCGGGTCCGGTCGAACCCTTAGGACTACTATCTATTCGCGGCTGGCACGAAGTCAAGGAATCGCTTAGGATTCCTAACTACAGGAGGTGTGGGACGTGGACGGAGACGAGGACACGACCGTGGACGTCGGTGCGGACGGACCCGCGACGGACGACGACGGGCTCCCGCAGGACACCGCGACCGACCAGTCCGGTGCCGACGACCTCGACCAGCGCCTGTCCGGCGCGCTCGAGCGGATCGGTCACGTGACCCGCACCATGCTGTCGCGCCAGGCCTACGCCGAGGGCGTGAGCGCGCTCCAGCTCCAGCTGCTCCTGCGGCTGGGGTCGGTCGCAGCGGGTCCGCGCGTGAGCGACCTCGCGCTCGAGCTCGACGTCTCGCAGGCCACCGTCAGTGATGCGATGAGCACCCTGCGGCGCAAGGGACTGGTCGCGAAGGAGCAGGACCCCGGCGACCGCCGCAACTCTGTCTTCTCCCTGACGCCCGAGGGCGACCTGCTCCGCACCCGACTGGCGCGGTGGGACCGGCCGCTGGCCGACAAGCTGGTCGCGCTGAGCGACGCCGACAAGGGCGAGGTGCTCCGCGTCGTCCTCGGACTGGTCGCCGGCCTGCAGACCGACGGCGTCATCAACGTCGCCCGGACCTGCATGACGTGCCGCTTCTTCGACGACACCAGCCACCCCGACGGCCCCGAGCCGTACCGCTGCAACCTGCTCGAGGTCGCGTTCGCCGACACCCAGCTCCGCGTCGACTGCCAGGAGCACCAGGCGCCCCTCACCGCGTGACGCGGACGCGGGTCCGCTGGGCGACGGCGCCGTCGAACGGGCCTGCACGTCCCGCAGCCAGGCTTCGACCTGGGCCGACTCCATGCCGAGCGGTCGCTGGGTATCGTGCCGGGGGCCGCGTCCCTGGCCCACGCTTCGGGCCAGGGACGCGGCACCGCAGGGCTCCTCCTGCGGGATGGGCGCCCACCCGGGTCTGGAGGCCCGCGGCACCGTTGACTGTGCCCGGAGTGGAGGGAACGCAGACACGCGACGGCAGCGAGCCGGTCGCTGTCACCTCTAGGGGTGGTTGATGGGTGCGGTGCTTGGGTTGGGTCGCTTATGACGTAAGGCTGGCGAAGACCACCAGGAGGCTGCCGCCCGTGAGTACCCCGTTCGAGTTCGCCGAGCCCGATTCAGTGAAGGACCTCTCCGAGCGGGAGCTCCAGGTGCTGCACCTGATCACCAACGGCAGGACCAACCAGGAGATCGTCGAGACCCTGTACCTCGGCATGAACACGGTGAAGACCTACAACCGGACGGCGTACCACAAGATCGGCGTGGAGAGCCGGACACAGGCGGTGTTGTGGGGCGTCCACCACGGCCTGCTCGAGGGCTACACCCTCGTCGCGACCAGCGACACCGCGTCGCTCCCGAGCGAGTACGAGGCCGGCTCCTAGGGCGAGTCCGGAGGGTCAGCTCACGACGGCTGGTTGGCCCGCACCAGGGCGAGCCGGGCGAGAAGGGACTCGAGGGCGTCCTCGAACTCGACGTCCGCGTGGTCGGTGGAGAGCTGGCTGCGCAGCCGCCGGACCATCGGGTAGGCGGCCAGCGCCCCGGGGCCCGCGGGCTCCTCGTCGGGGGTGAGGACGTCGAGCGGGCCCACGTCGGCGTCGTGGGCGGCGACCTCGAGCAGGAGGTGCCCCAGGAGGAAGCTGGTGAAGGACCGGTAGGCCGAGACGGCGGCGTCCTCGGCGAAACCCTCGCTGACCAGGGCCTCGAGGAACACCTCCACCCACTCCAGGCTGCGCAGCGGGGGGCGCAGCCACGGTGCCTCGGGAGGCCGGGAGACCACGAGGGGGAACACGCGCGGGTGCCTCAGGGCGACCCGGCGG
It encodes the following:
- a CDS encoding sigma-70 family RNA polymerase sigma factor, translating into MPPTHLAGLLQRAARHDCDAFATFYDRTIDNAYHLARIVSAHPDDVDQIVGAAYLNAWLDSASHGGTGYSPRAWLMVLVELNAADPARRGS
- a CDS encoding TlpA disulfide reductase family protein — translated: MQTSPPSIRDWTVSRWFNTDHTGFSTHDLDGRVVLAAAFQMLCPACVEHTVPQLRKAAALFPAEQVAVVGLHTVFEHHDAMTSAALQAFLHEYRVHFPVAVDAPAIDGGAVPVTMARLSLQGTPTVMLYDRSGRLRRQTLGHLSDMQLGAEITRLGAEPAGPSLDPALAEPAAGPGCDDVGCRP
- a CDS encoding response regulator transcription factor; this translates as MSSGPTPLQDSLTPLEQEMLEMIVNGLSNKDIVAVTGLSVNSVKSRIRSTYRKVGAETRGDAIEWASSRGYGSEQRRRSAG
- a CDS encoding sensor histidine kinase, translating into MVADAGLPGRGGLTWRDRVIQLVLRPTTPPVAWGVAVAATLVAAELLVVRLLERVAPDSAFGALFLFGVLVVSAGWRFRLALATSVVSAVAYAYVHVSESSASLVPAVVVFSLLALLTNVLVGQARLRAEESEQRRCEADLLAELARTVLRTEDPTDVLAIAGERLSAVLALPPPYAVLGLPGARVGPGQRLVELRDGEAVTGSLLVPAELGAADLRRVRRTVPALEALFAAALDREVLHRQAVSLAHQQAALRRTATLVALRGDLEDVHDAVVREIADGFGAEHVSLVRFHDEGSMTVLAARDDGARTPLAAGERVELGGHNVSSAVHATGRAASMDYTGASGPIAERLRGRGLLSGTGVPVTVEGRCWGALIIAATDRAPAPDVEARLADFADLVATAVHDSDARRQLTASRARVVAAADQARRLIERDLHDGVQQRIVSLGMDLRATQAAVDAEPTQVQPRLDRHVDALAQIHTALQELSRGIHPAILSRGGLGAALKTLARRSPVPVSLGVDIPARLPESIEVAAYYVVAETLTNAAKYAGASEVRVSAVVDERGLELVVADDGVGGARAGGGSGLLGLQDRVEAVGGTLHVVSPVGAGTTLTARVPVSTSA
- a CDS encoding response regulator, with amino-acid sequence MSPADHRCLIVDDSPTFCAAARRLLEGAGMVVVGTVPTLEAALATALTTAPSVILVDVDLGGESGFDVVESLAAALRPGPPMVMVSTHDPDDFADLVEASPAVGFLQKFELSAERVAELLS
- a CDS encoding carboxymuconolactone decarboxylase family protein produces the protein MTRVQLVDPTTTTGAAKPVLDEVRTAFGTTPAMFRAVANSPAALAMMWAGFGALGSGRLGARLGEQVAVLVADRNSCEYCLAAHTALGRKAGATSTEMSEAQAGRSEDARTAAALAFVEKLVRERAQVSDADVEALRSVGFDDQDVVELLAHVALNLFTNYVNVALEVPLDFPKVALLPAAG
- a CDS encoding MarR family winged helix-turn-helix transcriptional regulator gives rise to the protein MDGDEDTTVDVGADGPATDDDGLPQDTATDQSGADDLDQRLSGALERIGHVTRTMLSRQAYAEGVSALQLQLLLRLGSVAAGPRVSDLALELDVSQATVSDAMSTLRRKGLVAKEQDPGDRRNSVFSLTPEGDLLRTRLARWDRPLADKLVALSDADKGEVLRVVLGLVAGLQTDGVINVARTCMTCRFFDDTSHPDGPEPYRCNLLEVAFADTQLRVDCQEHQAPLTA
- a CDS encoding DUF4287 domain-containing protein, encoding MSGFQTYLDNAERKAGLTPQQFLDLAAEKGLTDGRAGEVIAWLKTEHGLGHGHAANLAQLVVKGREAIEAKHGELHLDGLAARQDR
- a CDS encoding alpha/beta fold hydrolase, whose protein sequence is MNRDERPVTTHVLGEGDDLLHYDVHGDLATATAGRPALMTFANPMEAAAFTALAAEITDRPVITLDPRGAGRNPAGESPLTAEQHAEDLHRVVEALGVGAVDAFGSSGGAVCLLALLATHPDDVRRAVVHEPPLVDTIADGDVVLAACQDIRDTYDRAGEGAAMAKFIRLVMTTGPLAEDYLDQPAPDPVELGMSAEDDGSRTSPLMRNMPAVNAYVPAYDALASWGDRVRVAVGEESGHEVAARGGLGLARRIGREPDVFPSHHAGFTGEGPYPGKPAQFAARLLEVLG
- a CDS encoding TetR/AcrR family transcriptional regulator C-terminal domain-containing protein; protein product: MPDRNEHGTDADQAVVAGDAPPSERVPLSRDRVVAAAVDFIDQRGLPWLTMRRLGDQLGVEAMALYRYVPGREELLDAVVEHVVGELHDDDGVVSTPTHGWQDFAQRLAHGIRRVALRHPRVFPLVVSRPPEAPWLRPPLRSLEWVEVFLEALVSEGFAEDAAVSAYRSFTSFLLGHLLLEVAAHDADVGPLDVLTPDEEPAGPGALAAYPMVRRLRSQLSTDHADVEFEDALESLLARLALVRANQPS
- a CDS encoding response regulator translates to MSALQVVVADDDVLLREGLASLLTASGLEVLGQAGDAEELLALISARPPQLAIIDIRMPPTHTAEGLDAAVRIRAEFPDVAMLLLSAHVEVEHALELLSGGRGIGYLLKSRVTDVADFVDTLGRVAHGASVVDPALVQELVSARRRDDPLAVLSVRERDVLVQMTEGLSNAGIARRLWITEGTVEKHVRSILAKLDLADTADDHRRVRAVLLYLDAIS
- a CDS encoding response regulator transcription factor; the protein is MSTPFEFAEPDSVKDLSERELQVLHLITNGRTNQEIVETLYLGMNTVKTYNRTAYHKIGVESRTQAVLWGVHHGLLEGYTLVATSDTASLPSEYEAGS